In one window of Fictibacillus phosphorivorans DNA:
- a CDS encoding histidine phosphatase family protein, translating into MSTIVYMVRHGDSPKEGNERTRGLTEKGYEDARRVAELLRDKKIDVVVSSPYLRSILTVDKVALHIGKEVLIREDLRERVFSSSENRLEDRDLGPLLEKSFEDFNFSLVGGESNAACQKRAVQVLKELLHTYKDKNMVIGTHGAVMTLMMNYFDSSFDLDFLYSTTKPDIYRLAFNDEELVTVERVWGKAFVK; encoded by the coding sequence ATGAGCACAATCGTATATATGGTAAGGCATGGTGACTCACCAAAAGAAGGCAATGAACGGACGAGAGGATTAACGGAAAAAGGGTATGAAGATGCTCGTCGTGTGGCTGAACTCTTAAGAGATAAGAAGATTGATGTTGTTGTATCAAGCCCTTACCTCCGTTCTATTTTAACGGTAGACAAGGTAGCTCTACATATAGGGAAAGAAGTATTGATTAGAGAGGATTTGAGAGAAAGAGTATTCTCTTCTAGTGAAAATAGATTAGAAGATCGTGATCTTGGTCCTCTATTAGAAAAATCCTTTGAAGACTTTAATTTCTCTCTTGTAGGTGGCGAATCAAATGCAGCTTGTCAAAAGAGGGCAGTACAAGTTTTAAAGGAACTCTTACATACGTATAAAGATAAAAATATGGTGATTGGAACTCATGGTGCCGTTATGACTTTGATGATGAATTACTTTGATTCCTCCTTTGACTTAGATTTTCTATACAGCACAACAAAACCCGATATCTATCGACTAGCGTTCAATGACGAGGAGTTAGTAACCGTTGAAAGAGTATGGGGCAAGGCTTTTGTAAAATGA
- a CDS encoding NUDIX domain-containing protein: MTYHIRVRVGALIIENDEILLTEFDDPYRGVFYDFPAGGAEPHESLIEAVKREAREEADIDVEVGPLAFVYEYAPHLNENKYGHIHTLVMMFDCTLKSGSTPRLPEKPDPNQTAVKWVPITELEDLELYANIGKQINDYASKKRNIDLLEEYKLPDQKFTRNYTETF, from the coding sequence GTGACATATCATATACGAGTAAGAGTGGGAGCGCTCATTATTGAAAATGATGAAATCTTATTAACGGAGTTTGATGATCCTTATCGGGGAGTTTTTTATGATTTCCCAGCTGGTGGAGCGGAGCCTCATGAATCTTTGATTGAAGCTGTAAAAAGGGAAGCTAGGGAAGAAGCCGATATTGATGTCGAGGTCGGTCCGTTAGCTTTTGTTTATGAGTATGCTCCCCATCTTAACGAAAATAAGTATGGCCATATTCACACGCTAGTCATGATGTTTGATTGTACATTAAAAAGTGGATCAACGCCCAGATTACCGGAAAAACCTGATCCGAATCAGACGGCTGTTAAGTGGGTTCCAATAACAGAGCTTGAAGATCTAGAGCTTTATGCGAACATTGGAAAACAAATTAATGATTATGCGAGTAAGAAGCGAAATATTGATTTACTTGAAGAATACAAGCTTCCAGATCAGAAATTTACACGTAATTACACGGAGACTTTCTAA